The DNA region CGCGCTGTTCTTCACCCGTTCGCTCGTCAGTCCCATCAAGGCGTTGCGGGGCTACGCCGAGGAGGTGGCCTCCGGCAATCTGGACGCGCGGTCCGGCATTGTTCGCGGCGACGAGATAGGCGCGCTCACCAAGTCCATCCGGCACATGGTGGACACACTCAAGGGGTCGCTGCAGCAGGCGGACGAGGCGCAGCAGCAGGCCAAGGAGCAGGCGCGTCTGGCCGATGTGAAGGCGGAAGAGGCGGACCAGGCCAAGCAAGAGGCCGAGAAGGCCAAGGTGCACGGCATGCGGGAAGCCGCCGGGCGCATCGAGTCCATCGTGAGCAGCGTCACCTCGGCCACGGAGGAGCTTTCGGCCCAGGTGGACGAGTCCAGCCACGGCGCGAATATCCAGCGTGAACGCGCCGGCGAGACGGCCACGGCTATGGAAGAGATGAACGCCACCGTCCTGGAAGTTGCGCGCAACGCCTCCGAAGCGGCCAAGAACGCCGAGGACACCAAGGACAAGGCCAAATTGGGCGCAGACATCGTACAGTCTGCCGTGAACGCGATCCACGAGGTGCAGAAGCGCACCGACGAGCTGAAGAACAACCTGGGCCAGCTGGGCGAGCACGCCGAGGGCATCGGCCGGGTGATGACCGTGATCACGGACATTGCCGACCAGACCAACCTGCTGGCACTGAACGCGGCCATCGAGGCGGCGCGCGCCGGCGATGCAGGCAGAGGCTTTGCCGTGGTGGCCGACGAGGTGCGCAAGCTGGCCGAGAAGACCATGGCCGCCACCAAGGAAGTGGGCGAGGCCATCAACTCCATCCAGACCGGGGCCCAGCGCTCCATAGCCGAGATGGACGAAGCCTCGCAGGCGGTGTCGCGCTCCACCAAGCTGGCCGGAGAGTCCGGCGAGTCCCTGAGCGAGATCCTGTCCATGTCCGAGGGCACCTCGGAGCAGGTCCGCTCCATCGCCACGGCCGCGGAGCAGCAGTCCTCGGCAGTGGAGCAGGTGGGCCGGTCCACTGAGGAGATCAACCGCATCTCCATCGAGACTGCCGAGACCATGAACCAGGCCGCCCAGGCCCTGAACGAGGTTGCCCGACTCAGCTCGGAGCTCAACGCCATCGTCCAGGAGATGAAGGCCTAACCAGTCGGACTCAACTACCATTGATAGAAGACGTCAGGCAGGCGCCCGGCTTCCCATTGCGGAGGCCGGGCGCCTTTTGTTCGGATGTGCTATGCTTCATGTTCCGGACAAGTCGCGACGGACCGAGGATGCTCGTGTTCGTGATGGCGCGGGACAATTCTTTGGGCGAATGCTCTGCCCAACATTTCACCATCAAGGAATACCGTCGCGGCAGGTATGATATATTTTTGATGAATATCCGGGCGAACCAGAACACAAGGGACGATGCGATGACGCCGAACGAAAAAGACACGCACGAAAGCCGCGACGAGCATACAGGCCACAAGGACATGAACCACGAAGGCCATGGCGGAGGCCATGAGGACCATGGCGACCATGATGGCCACGGCGGCGGCCACGCCTCCCACCACGCCAAGATGGCGCAGGACTTCAAGCGCCGGTTCATTATCTCCACGGCATTGACCCTGCCGCTGGCCTACCTCTCGCCCATGCTGCGCACCCTGGTGGGGCTGGGCCAGCCCGAGTGGGTGCCGGGCCGCATGTACATCCTCTTCGGCATCGCCACCATCGTCTTCTTCTACGGCGGCATGCCGTTTCTCCGTCACGCCAAGATGGAGCTCAAGGACAAGCAGCCGGGCATGATGACGCTCATCGCCCTGGCCATCATCATCGCCTACGTCTACTCGGCCCTGGTCACGTTCGGACTGCCGGGCCGGGTGTTCTACTGGGAGCTGGCCAGCCTGATCGACATCATGCTGCTGGGCCACTTCATCGAGATGCGCTCGGTGATGAGCGCCAGCGGCGCCATGGAGGAGCTTGCCAAGCTGGTGCCCAACAAGGCGCACCGGCTCAAGGAGGACGGCTCCACCGAGGAGGTCGCGGTGAGCGATCTCAACCCGGAAGATACGGTGCTGGTCAAGCCCGGCGAGAAGATACCGGCCGACGGCGAAGTGGTGGAGGGCCGCTCTTCGGTCAACGAATCACTGCTCACCGGCGAGGCCAAACCCGTGGACAAGGAGCAGGGCGGGGAGGTCATCGGCGGCTCGGTGAACGGCGAGGGCTCGCTGACCGTGCAGGTGAAAAAGACTGGCAAGGACTCGTTCCTCAACCAGGTCATGGACATGGTATCCAAGGCGCAGGAGTCCAAGTCCAAGGCGCAGTCCCTGGCCGACAAGGCGGCCATGTGGCTCACCTTCGTGGCCATCGGCTCCGGCGCCATCACCATGGTGCTGTGGCTGGTGCTCTCGGGCAAGGAGTTCGTCTTCGCCCTGGAGCGCACCGTCACGGTGATGATCATCACCTGTCCCCACGCCCTGGGCCTGGCCATACCGCTGGTGGTGGCGGTATCCACGGCCATTGCAGCCCGGAACGGCTTCCTCATCCGCAACCGCACGCCCTTTGAGAACGCCCGCAGACTGCAGGCGGTCATCTTCGATAAGACCGGCACCCTGACCAGGGGCGAGTTCGGCGTGAGCGATGTGGAGCCATTCGGCGAGCTGGGCGAGGACGAGCTCCTGAAGCTGGCCGGAGCCGTGGAGGCCAAGAGCGAGCATCCCATTGCCCGGGCCATCGCAGACTCGGCGCGCGAGAAGCTGGACAGCCTGCCCGAGTCGCAGGATTTCGACTCCATACCGGGACGCGGCGCAAAGGCCACGGTGGATGGCCGGGAGGTCATGACCATCAGCCTGCGCTACGCCGGGGAGCAGGGCTACGAAGTGCGTCAGGAAGCGATCGATCCGCTGCTGGAGGAAGGCAAGACCGTCATCGCCGTGATTGTGGACGGCGCGGCCGCCGGGGCCATCGCCCTGGACGACGTGGTGCGCGAGACCTCGAAGCAGGCCGTGGCCGGTCTGAAGGAGATGGGCCTGCAGGTGATGATGCTGACCGGCGACAACGAGAAGGTGGCCGGCCGTGTGGCCAGGGAGTTGGGCCTGGACGACGTCTTTGCCGAAGTGGTGCCGGACGAGAAGGCCGCGAAGGTGAAGTCCGTGCAGGAGCGCGGACTGGCCACGGCCATGGTGGGCGACGGCGTGAACGACGCCCCGGCCCTGGCCCAGGCGGACGTGGGCTTTGCCATCGGCGCGGGCACGGACGTTGCCGTGGAAACGGCGGACGTGGTGCTGGTCAAGTCCAACCCCATGGACGTGGTCCAGGTGATCAGGCTCTCCAGGGAGGTGCGCAAGAAGACGGTGCAGAACCTGTTCTGGGCCATGGGCTACAACGTGGTTGCCATCCCGCTGGCGGCCGGCGTGCTTGCCTGGGCCGGCATTATTCTGAGCCCGGCGGCCGGCGCCGTGGTCATGTCGCTTTCCACGGTCATCGTGGCCGTCAACGCGCGGATCATGTCCATGCCGGATGCGTCATGATATTCACATCATGCATTAACCAACGGAAAATAATTGCATTTTTTGAGAATTTTCAGTATGTTACAAGGAGGTGGACAGACTGACTCTTTAAGACACCGTAACAAATTCGGATTTCGGCTGACCCGGCGACAGCAGGGCGATGGGCGGGGTGCGGCAGCGCTCCGGCCGCCGGTTCGGTTATCCGGAAATCCACATGACGACCAAGTTCTCAACAGCCAATATCTGGCAGATCACCATCGCCCTTGCGACACTGCTCTTCGCGGTTACCGGCCTCGTCTGCTACCAGCAGAGCAAGGCCTACGAGGCCGTGCGCAGCAACAACGTCGCCTCCATCGCCGAGCTGTTCACGGCGCTCCTTGAACAACCCGGGCACGTGGCCGACAGGAGCCGCCTCCACGCCATTGCGGGCGCCTTTCTCAATGAGCAACGCATCAGCGGCATCGTGCTGGAGGACGCCGGCGGCGGCGTAATCTACAAGGCCGGTCATTCCGGAGCCGGAGAGGCCAGCTACCGCGTCCCTCTGGGCAATTCCGCCGACTCCCTGGCTCCCGGCGGTGCGCTGGAGCTTTTTTACGATCAATCCCGGCAGACCGCAGCGCTGTCCAGCCTGGGGGCGATGCTGCTCCTGGGCAATGTTGTTGTCCTGGTCTTTTTCCAGGCCCTGATGCGGCTTGTGCTCCGGCGACAGCACAAGGCGGAGTCCCTGCTGGAGCAGCAGGAGGAACGGCTGCGCCTGGCTCTGGAGGCGTCCGCAGACGGCATCTGGGAGTACAATATTCTGGACAACAGCCACTTCCTCAGCGACCGTATGTACTCCATGCTCGGCTTCGAGCCCGGCAACAGGGAGGACGGCTGGCGCTTTCTCTTCCGGCGGGTCCACCTGGAGGACCGGGAAAAGGTTTCCAGAACCCGCAAGCTGATGGAAGGCGGGCTGCGCGAGACGCTGGTGACGCGATTCCGCATGGAGCGGATAGACGGCGAGTGGCGGCACATCCTGTGCCGGGCCAAGGTTGTGGCCGTGGACATGTCGGGCAAGCCGGCGCGCATCGCCGGGACCTTCACCGACGTCTCCCCCCTGGTGGACGCCCAGGAGGCGCTGGCCAACCTGAACCGGGAGCTGGAGGAGCGGGTGGAGCAGCGCACCACGGCGCTGGCCCAGAAGGCCGAGGAGCTGGCCGAGGCCAACCGCCAGCTGCGAGAGCTGGACCAGCTCAAGTCGAGCTTCCTTTCCTCGGTATCCCACGAGCTGCGCACGCCGCTGACCTCCATCCTCGGCTTTGCCCGGCTCATCGATAAGGAGTTCGTCAACAACTACTATGGCAGGTTCGAGACCGAGCGGGAGGAGCGCGCCGGCACCAGAATTCGCGACAACCTGCGCATCATCGCCTCCCAGGGCGAGCGTCTCTCCCGGCTGGTCAACGACGTGCTCGACCTGAACAAGATCGAGTCCGGCATGATGGAGTGGCGCGACGAGCTGATCGATCCGGCAAGCGTGCTGCAACGCGCCGTGGAGGCGACAACGCCTTTGCTGGAGGGCAAGCCCGGCGTCGAGTTTGTCGACGATGTGGAGTCCGGCCTGCCGCAGGTCCGGCTGGATGCGGATCGCCTGGAGCAGGTGGTCATCAACCTGCTGCACAACGCCGTCAAGTTTACGGAACAGGGCAGCGTGCGCCTGCAAGCCGGCCGTGACGAGTCCGGCGATCTGCGTGTCTGCGTGGAAGATACTGGGCTCGGCATCCCAGCCCACGCCCTGGATGAAATATTCGACAAGTTCCACCAGCTTCCCACGGACGCCCTGCACGGCAAGCCCGTGGGCACCGGTCTCGGCCTCTTCATCTGCCGGGAGATCGTGCGCCATTACGGCGGCAGGCTCTGGGTGGACTCCCAGGCCGGCGCGGGCAGCACATTCACGCTTCTCCTACCTGCGGCCAGCACGGCGCCTGTGGAAGCCTGACGAGGCACGCGGAAAGCATTCTCCTGCCGTCATTGCTCACAGTCCTTTAGCCCAGGAGGCCGTATGCGCGCTCTGTTGGTCAACCCCGCCTCGCCATACTCCTTCTGGAGCTTCGACAAGATTTGCCGGATGTCGGGCCGCAGGGCGCTCATACCCCCGCTGGGGCTGCTCACCGCCGCGGCGCTCTTTCCCGGGAGCTGGCAGCTGCGGCTTGCGGACCTGAACGCCCGACCCATCACGGATGCGGACTGGGACTTCGCGGATATCGTGCTCTTCTCCGGCATGCTCCTGCAGAAAAAGTCGCTGCTGGAGCTCATTGCCGAGGCCAGGCGGCGCGGCAAGACCGTGGCCGTGGGCGGGCCGTACGTGACCTCACTGCCGCAGGAGGCGCAGGAAGCCGGCGCGGATGTTATCGTACGCGGCGAAGGCGAGGACATCATCCCAGAGCTGGCCGCGGACCTGGCGACCGGGACACCGAAGGCCGTCTACACGGCGGGGGGGCGCCCGGCCATGACCGTATCTCCGCTGCCACGCTTCGATCTGTTGCGCCTGGACGACTACGCCACCATGTCCATCCAGACCTCGCGCGGCTGCCCGCACGACTGCGAGTTCTGCGACATCGTCAACCTCTACGGCAAGGTACCGCGCTACAAAGAGCCGCAGCAGGTCATTGCCGAGCTGGACGAGCTCTACCGCCTGGGCTGGCGCAACGAGGTCTTTTTCTGTGACGACAACTTCATCGGCAACAAGAAGCATGCGCGCCGGCTGCTCGACGCGCTCATCCCCTGGATGAAGGAGCACGGCGAACCCTTCGGCTTCTGGACCCAGGCGTCGGTGGACCTGGGGCAGGACCAGGAGCTGATGGACCGCATGACCGCGGCGAACTTCTCCACGGTGTTCGTGGGCGTGGAGTCTCCCGACGAGGCCACGCTGGAGCGTTCCCACAAGCTCCAGAACGTGAAGAACCCTCTGGCCGACTCCCTGCGCGCCATCAACAGGAACGGGCTCTCCATCATCGCCAGCTTCATCATGGGCTTTGACGGCGAGGAGGCCGGAGCCGGCGACCGCATCGTGGAGTTCGTGGAGGATGTGGGACTGCCGCAGGCCATGGTCAACCTCATGCAGATCCTGCCCAACACCCGGCTGTGGGAGCGCATGGAGCAGGAAGGGCGGCTGCGGCCCGGAGACACGTGCGGCGACACCGTGGGCCTGCCGCTCAACTTCGAGCCCTCGCGGTCCACCGAGGAGCTCCTGCGGGAGTACCGGCGCACGTGGCGGATGCTGTATGATCCGGCCGCCTACATGGGCCGGCTGGAGCGCTTCTACACGGCCATGCGGCCCACGCGTTCGGCCATGCGCAAGGGGCAGCAGGGCAGCCTGACGTTCGAGCCCGAGGCCGCCGCGTCGACCGGCAATAAAAAGACGCGGCACGCCGCGCCGGGCTACGACGGCTTCCGGCGCAAGAATCCGCTCCGGCATTTCTACTACGACGCCAGATCCCTGGCGCTGCTCACCTGGACGTACGGCGTGCGCTCCCCGGCCCGCGGCGCTTACTGGCGCGCCGTGCACGGCGTCTGGAAGCAGAACCGCAGCCGGCTGGTGCTGCTGTTCTACGGCATGGCCCAGGGCTACAACACCATGGCGTACCTGCGCGCCCTGGACCGCAAGCTGTCCCGGTACATTGATGCGATATCCAGGGAACCGCGCGAGGATCGCCCGGCCGGTGCAGATCACTGAGCCCTGCGGCCGATACCGTGGATCAGGCTCCGGCTGCGCTCTTCTCGCATCACTCTGAAACGACAACCGGACGGAGGCGTGTATGATCCTGCTGCTGCTCGGTCATCCGAACCCTGCATCCTTCAATGCGGCCATTGCCGAGCGCTGCCGCGCCGCGCTGGAGGCGGCCGGACACGAGGTCGTGTTCCACGATCTCTGCGCCGAGGGCTTTGACCCGGCGCTGCCTGCGGCCGAGTTCTCGCGGAACGCACCGCTGGATGCGACCATTCGCCAACACGTGGACGAGCTGTGCGCCGCAGACGGCATTGTGGTGGTCCATCCCAACTGGTGGGGCATGCCGCCGGCGGTGCTGGTGGGCTGGATCGACAGGGTGCTCCGGCCCGGCGAGACGTACGAGTTTCTGGAAGGGGACTCGGGCGAGGGCGTGCCGCAGGGGCTGCTGCGGGCGAAAGCCGCCGTGGTCCTGAACACCTCCAACACGGCGGCGGCACGGGAGCAGGCAGTATTCGGCGACCCGCTGGAGCGCATCTGGAAGGACTGCGTGTTCGGTTTGTGCGGCGTGCGCGACGTACGCCGGCGGATGTTCGAGACCATTGTGACCTCCACGCCGGAGCAACGGGAGGTGTGGCTGCAGGAAGCGGAGGCGTTGGTGGTGGAGGCGTTCGGCTGCGCCTCGTAGATTCGCGATTTTGCTAGCTGGACCGGGCGGTCCGTAACGCTGCGGCGCCTGTCCGCCCTGTGCCGGACGCGGAATCGAAAAAAAGAAGGCCCTCCCCCGAAGGGAAGGGCCTAAATCGCAGTGCGAAGTTGTGAAAGCGAAGGGCTACACGACTTCCACGTTTGCGGCGCGGTATCCCTTGTCGCTGCTCTCAATCTCGAAGCGAACGGAATCGCCTTCGCGAAGGGACTTGAAACCCGAGCCCTGAATTGCGGAGAAATGCACGAAGACATCCTCGCCGCCGTTGTACTCAATGAAACCGAAACCCTTGGAGTCGTTAAACCACTTCACTTTACCTTCGTACGTCATGTACTTTGTTCCTTCGTCTGAATTGTTCATGAAAATGGGATCAGCAGTGCGGACAACGCGTCCGCGCCGTCATGAATCCCGCTAGGCGACGCTGACGAGCTCGACCTCGAAGTTGAGTGTCTTGCCGGCAAGCGGATGATTGCCGTCCAGGGTCGCATTGCCGTCCGTGATATCGATAACCGAAAGAAGGGCGGTCTGGCCGTCCGGAGTGGTGGAGCGCAG from Oceanidesulfovibrio marinus includes:
- a CDS encoding B12-binding domain-containing radical SAM protein, whose amino-acid sequence is MRALLVNPASPYSFWSFDKICRMSGRRALIPPLGLLTAAALFPGSWQLRLADLNARPITDADWDFADIVLFSGMLLQKKSLLELIAEARRRGKTVAVGGPYVTSLPQEAQEAGADVIVRGEGEDIIPELAADLATGTPKAVYTAGGRPAMTVSPLPRFDLLRLDDYATMSIQTSRGCPHDCEFCDIVNLYGKVPRYKEPQQVIAELDELYRLGWRNEVFFCDDNFIGNKKHARRLLDALIPWMKEHGEPFGFWTQASVDLGQDQELMDRMTAANFSTVFVGVESPDEATLERSHKLQNVKNPLADSLRAINRNGLSIIASFIMGFDGEEAGAGDRIVEFVEDVGLPQAMVNLMQILPNTRLWERMEQEGRLRPGDTCGDTVGLPLNFEPSRSTEELLREYRRTWRMLYDPAAYMGRLERFYTAMRPTRSAMRKGQQGSLTFEPEAAASTGNKKTRHAAPGYDGFRRKNPLRHFYYDARSLALLTWTYGVRSPARGAYWRAVHGVWKQNRSRLVLLFYGMAQGYNTMAYLRALDRKLSRYIDAISREPREDRPAGADH
- a CDS encoding copper-translocating P-type ATPase; protein product: MTPNEKDTHESRDEHTGHKDMNHEGHGGGHEDHGDHDGHGGGHASHHAKMAQDFKRRFIISTALTLPLAYLSPMLRTLVGLGQPEWVPGRMYILFGIATIVFFYGGMPFLRHAKMELKDKQPGMMTLIALAIIIAYVYSALVTFGLPGRVFYWELASLIDIMLLGHFIEMRSVMSASGAMEELAKLVPNKAHRLKEDGSTEEVAVSDLNPEDTVLVKPGEKIPADGEVVEGRSSVNESLLTGEAKPVDKEQGGEVIGGSVNGEGSLTVQVKKTGKDSFLNQVMDMVSKAQESKSKAQSLADKAAMWLTFVAIGSGAITMVLWLVLSGKEFVFALERTVTVMIITCPHALGLAIPLVVAVSTAIAARNGFLIRNRTPFENARRLQAVIFDKTGTLTRGEFGVSDVEPFGELGEDELLKLAGAVEAKSEHPIARAIADSAREKLDSLPESQDFDSIPGRGAKATVDGREVMTISLRYAGEQGYEVRQEAIDPLLEEGKTVIAVIVDGAAAGAIALDDVVRETSKQAVAGLKEMGLQVMMLTGDNEKVAGRVARELGLDDVFAEVVPDEKAAKVKSVQERGLATAMVGDGVNDAPALAQADVGFAIGAGTDVAVETADVVLVKSNPMDVVQVIRLSREVRKKTVQNLFWAMGYNVVAIPLAAGVLAWAGIILSPAAGAVVMSLSTVIVAVNARIMSMPDAS
- a CDS encoding NAD(P)H-dependent oxidoreductase, which gives rise to MILLLLGHPNPASFNAAIAERCRAALEAAGHEVVFHDLCAEGFDPALPAAEFSRNAPLDATIRQHVDELCAADGIVVVHPNWWGMPPAVLVGWIDRVLRPGETYEFLEGDSGEGVPQGLLRAKAAVVLNTSNTAAAREQAVFGDPLERIWKDCVFGLCGVRDVRRRMFETIVTSTPEQREVWLQEAEALVVEAFGCAS
- a CDS encoding PAS domain-containing sensor histidine kinase, with protein sequence MTTKFSTANIWQITIALATLLFAVTGLVCYQQSKAYEAVRSNNVASIAELFTALLEQPGHVADRSRLHAIAGAFLNEQRISGIVLEDAGGGVIYKAGHSGAGEASYRVPLGNSADSLAPGGALELFYDQSRQTAALSSLGAMLLLGNVVVLVFFQALMRLVLRRQHKAESLLEQQEERLRLALEASADGIWEYNILDNSHFLSDRMYSMLGFEPGNREDGWRFLFRRVHLEDREKVSRTRKLMEGGLRETLVTRFRMERIDGEWRHILCRAKVVAVDMSGKPARIAGTFTDVSPLVDAQEALANLNRELEERVEQRTTALAQKAEELAEANRQLRELDQLKSSFLSSVSHELRTPLTSILGFARLIDKEFVNNYYGRFETEREERAGTRIRDNLRIIASQGERLSRLVNDVLDLNKIESGMMEWRDELIDPASVLQRAVEATTPLLEGKPGVEFVDDVESGLPQVRLDADRLEQVVINLLHNAVKFTEQGSVRLQAGRDESGDLRVCVEDTGLGIPAHALDEIFDKFHQLPTDALHGKPVGTGLGLFICREIVRHYGGRLWVDSQAGAGSTFTLLLPAASTAPVEA
- a CDS encoding methyl-accepting chemotaxis protein, translating into MFKKMNLTVRMILGFLIVTVIAVGAVSLATFFATKTSIVEDGKQSAMTQLEMLSVSLNALYESTQDKVNSDLKLLTGEIEMLGLPALDNDEPITTTVVNQETGQSEQVTIPVLKLGYVAMNDDTSIVDRVKDLAGGGAVTIFEVLPDKLLRVSTNVLKTNGERATGTYIPSDSPVYKTVMQDKTFHGKAYVVNAWYSTAYYPLKGVRGNIVAVLFVGRKIINEQAKLVLSKANLYGRGYSFLFNGEGQLVYHPNDELRGKTLDDLGLDKELFVNAKNEIVEYDFKGDHKFAAVGMVDEDLGWRVGLALSESEMLHGLDKKLLQNSSIAAGAALVLIILFALFFTRSLVSPIKALRGYAEEVASGNLDARSGIVRGDEIGALTKSIRHMVDTLKGSLQQADEAQQQAKEQARLADVKAEEADQAKQEAEKAKVHGMREAAGRIESIVSSVTSATEELSAQVDESSHGANIQRERAGETATAMEEMNATVLEVARNASEAAKNAEDTKDKAKLGADIVQSAVNAIHEVQKRTDELKNNLGQLGEHAEGIGRVMTVITDIADQTNLLALNAAIEAARAGDAGRGFAVVADEVRKLAEKTMAATKEVGEAINSIQTGAQRSIAEMDEASQAVSRSTKLAGESGESLSEILSMSEGTSEQVRSIATAAEQQSSAVEQVGRSTEEINRISIETAETMNQAAQALNEVARLSSELNAIVQEMKA
- a CDS encoding cold-shock protein, coding for MTYEGKVKWFNDSKGFGFIEYNGGEDVFVHFSAIQGSGFKSLREGDSVRFEIESSDKGYRAANVEVV